In the Triticum aestivum cultivar Chinese Spring chromosome 2B, IWGSC CS RefSeq v2.1, whole genome shotgun sequence genome, TtaaaccattcgatgtttggggctttgattatatgggaccttttccttcctctaatgggtatacacatattttagttgttgttgattacgttactaagtgggtagaagctattccaactagtagtgttgatcataacacatctattaagatgcttaaagaagttattttttcgaggtttggagtccctagatatttaatgactgatggtggttcacattttattcatggtgctttttgtaaaatgcttgctaagtatgatgttaatcatagaattgcatctccataccagccttagtctagtggtcaagtagaattgagtaatagagagattaaattgattttgcaaaagactgttaatagatctagatagaattggtccaagaaacttgatgatgcattatgggcccatagaactacatataaaaatcctatgggtatgtctccgtataaaatggtttatggaaaagcatgtcacttacctctcgaactagaatataaggcatattgggctattaaagagctcaattatgatttcacacttgccggtgagaagaggctatttgatattagctcacttgatgaatggagaacccaggcctatgagaatgccaagttgtttaaagaaaaagttaaaagatggcatgacaaaaggatacaaaagcgtgagtttaatgtaggtgattatgttttgctatacaactctcgtttaagattttttgcaggaaaacttctctctaaatgggaaggtccttacattatcgaggaggtatatcattctggtgccatcaaaatcaacaacgccgaaggcacaaatccgaaggtggtgaacggtcaaagaatcaaacattatatctcaagtaatcccataaatgttgaaaccaatgttattgacactctaaccccgaaggagtacataagggacactttccagaacctttcagacttcgaaaaggaataggtatgtggtacggtaagtaaaccaactccaaaactgttcaaatagtattttttctgttttggaatatttaaaaaattaggaaaattagaaGTAGACCAAAAGAGacatgaggcgtccacgagggtggagggtgcgcccaaccccctgggcgcgtacccctgcctcgtggccacctcgtgtgccctccggactcccttttcttgcacgatacttcttttggtcggtaaaaattcattatataacctcccaaaggttttgaccaccgtaccacgacaaaaatcctctgcttttgtttcgagctgtttttctgacagatctagattaccatgacgtctccaagcgcccccaaggacaagttttttgagaagatcatcaacccttacctcgcggaggtgctgcaacaccctcaaaccattgagatgcgtgaggggtgctgcacatccgcgatgttgagggaccaaggaggaccggaagcgtggagaaaagactcgaagcaatggagcaacaagttttcaagtgccaagggatggtggaacgcggactcaacgccaatcatATGATcttggagttcaccaacaatcacaagctggatgccaaaaacatcggggagaccatcttcaaacttcacgagaaaatcgagcacctccaagcccagatctatgacctgcaaaaccaaaattgtgagtatgaatatagattcaagaggatgatttTGGCTGcggatttgaggatcccggagacttgttcatccttctatgatggtgggCCTATGCCTTGGAacacggacgacaagcctacatcatcaacaaccccgtcatcaccacctccgaagaaagagacataaacacatgggtatgggcactccccttggcatctgccaagcttgggggaggtgcctcggtatcgtatcaccatcacactcctatctttaccatttttcttagttcgatccttttgattatatcttgatctagtagaataaagttttagtttgatctagctttgagttttgttttgatccctatctatgtaatggagtctgtgagttatatataataaagattagttttgagttgaggcctttgctatcttgctatgatgttgagagaaataaaaagaaagaattAAAGGGAAAAAAgatcatgttgatcttatggagagtaatgacttaacacataaagagtatgatgaataaaagttgtcgaaagttgacaaacatagttttggtcatcgttgcaattaataggaagtaataaagagagagaggttttcacatataaatatactatcttggacatcttttatgattgtgagcactcattaaaatatgacatgctaaaaatttgatgttggacaaggaagacaacgtaatggttatgtttccttatatccgaataagttatattgtcatggatcatccaccatgttttgcatttccccctcatgctattcaaattctttgcaccaagtagagatactacttatgcttccaaacatccctaaatccagttttgccatgagagtccaccatacctacctatggattgagtaagatccttcaagtaagtaatcatcggtgcaagcaataaaaattgctctctaaatatgtatgatctattggtgtgaagaaaataagctttatacgagcttgtgatatgaaagaaataaaagcgacgaattgcataataaaggtccctatcacaagtggcaatataaagtgacgttcttttgcattaagattttgtgcatccaaccataaaagtgcatgacaacctctgcttccctctacaaagggcctatcttttatttttatcctcTACcaacatacaagagtcatggtgatcttcacctttcctttttacactttatcctttggcaagcactatgtgttggaaagatcctgatatatatgtccacttggatgtaggttttcataaagtattattgttgatattaccctttaggtaaaaggttgggaggcgaaattataagcccctatctttctctgtgtctgattgaaacttcatacccataagtatcgcgtgagtgttagcaattgtgaaagactaaatgatagttgagtatgtggacttgctgaaaagctcttatattgactctttccgatgttataataaattgcaattgcttcaatgactgagatcatagtttgttagtttttattgaagtttctgattcatactttacattgtgaatagattgttactttagcataagaaatcatatgacaatatatatatatatatatatatatatatatgtgtgtgtgtgtgtgtgtgtgtgtgtgtgtgtgtgtgtatgtgtgtgtgtatgtgtgtgtgtgtgcgtttgtgtgtgtgtgtgtgttgctattctaagaatgatcatgatgccctcatgttcgtattttattttatggacacctctatctctaaacatgtggacatattttttggtatcggcttttgcttgaggacaagcgaggtctaagcttgggggagttgatacgtccattttgcatcatgcttttatatcattatttattgcattatgtgctattactacacattatgtcacaatacttgtgctttttctctcttattttataaggtttacacgaagagggagaatgtcggcagctagaattctgggctggaaaaggagcaaataatagagacctattctgcacaactccaaaagtcctgaaactccaggaaagtcagttttggaatatattaaaaatattgggcgaagaaagcaccagccGAGGCCACCCAGCAGCCATGAGGGGTgaatgccccctgcctcgtgggccacctgacaggcccccgatgtccatcttctactatatggtgtcttttgtcctggaaaaaatcataaggaagctttcgggacgaagcgccaccgtctcgaggcggaacctgggcatgaccaatctagggctccggtggagctgttctgccggggaaacatccctccgggagggggaaatcgtcgccatcgtcatcatcatcgatcgtttcatcgagagggggtcaatctccatcaacatcttcaccagcaccatctcctctcaaaccctagttcatctcttgtatccgatatttatctcaaaaccttagattggtacctgtgggttgctagtagtgttgattactccttgtagttgatgctagttggtttatttggtggaagatcatatgttcagatccttaatgctattcaatacccctctgattatgaacatgagtatgatttgtgagtagttacgtttgttccctaggacatgggagaagtcttgttataagtaatcatgtgaatttggtattcgttcgatattttgatgagatgtatgttgtctctcctctagtggtgttatgtgaacgtcgactacatgacacttcaccatgatttgggcctaggggaaggcattgggaagtaataagtagatgatgggttgctagagcgacagaagcttaaaccctagcttatgtgttgcttcgtaaggggctgatttggatccacatgtttcatgctatggttaggtttaccttaattcttttttcgtaattgcggatgcttgcaagaagggttaatcataagtgggatgcttgtccaaggaaggacagtacccaagcatcggtccacccacatatcaaattatcaaagtaacgaaagcGAATTGTATTagcctgatgaaaactagcttgacagtaatttcCGCGTGTCCTCAGAAGCGTTtgctttatactccctccgtcccaaaatacttgtcggagaaattgataaaaatggatgtatctatatctaaaatatgtctagatacattcgtTTCTTCGacgagtattttcggacggagggagtgtaagagtttgtccaggcttgtcctttgctacaaaaaggattgggccaccttgctgcaccttagttactttgttacttgttacccattacgaattaccttatcacaaaactatttgttaccgataatttcagtgattgcagagaatatcttactgaaaaccgcttgtcattttcttctgcttctcgttgggttcaacactcttacttattgaaaggactatgatagatcccctatactcgtgggtcatcaggagacattcccgtcgactacgaggcggctagggtgacttcgtaaatctcaagataatatgtcggctcagtctctcgaaggttcTCATAGGGATAGGTGTGTGTACATTCATATGGGTgtgtgtatgcgcgtatatatgagtgcTTACTGTAATGTGTTAAAAAAAAGCTATTCCAATCTTTCCAAACAAAGGTAGTCAATGCCCATTCGATCTCGGCCGCCGCTGCTGGATCCTTCCTCCTCCAGTCCTTGACGTCTCTACCGGCGGCCCACGTAGCTGCATCCTGCTGTAGCAAGCACTCAAGCACAGAGCCCAAACTGTGCTCAATTATGTAGAATGCCCATGCTGAAGGGGCCCATCGATAACATATCAGGCAGGCAGGACACGTCCCGTCGACGGCTTTGAAAGCTCAGAGCGTGGCCTGTCAGTCCGTGGGTACTGTTCGCGCGCTGCTGCAACCCCCTATGCCATGTGCACTCCTCCGCCAGCGCTTCTCCAGTTCATCGTACCACGAATACTGGCCACCATTTATTACCAAACGATGAATTTCTGCATGGGGTTTGATAACAAATCGTGCTTCAACACGAGGTATTAATTCATCGTGTTCGATTTGGTATTTTGTTGCAGATAGAACGCATGCAGCCATCTACTAGTATTACATGCAGCCTAAGCAAAGAAGCCCGATCAACGATCATCATCAGCTGCAGCAAGAACAAACGAATCAATCTCATCCTCAGCTCGCTACTTAACAGTACATTCGATCTCCCTATGTATTCTGTGTTACATGCCCATGCCCGATCGGTTCAGCCGTTGACGCTGGAGCAGAGCTGCCGGATCTCGCCGTCGGAGCCGGTCTTGACGCCGAGGTTGGTCAGCCGGACGAACGAGCCGGCCCAGCTGCTGAAGAAGCTGTCCTGGCTCTGCGCGAAGGCCGCCACCCTGGCCCGCGTCGTGGCGTTCTGCACCAGCACCGCGTCCGTGCGCAGCAGCCCGCGCCCGTCCAGCAGGTTGCTGAAGTAGCGGTTGTCGAACGCCGCCGCCGACCCGTCGTCGCAGCCCACCGCCGCGCTCCCGGACGCGGCgcacgcccgcatcagctccgtCGCGTACTCGGCGTTCATCGTGCCGTCCACCGGCACCATGCTCCCGTTCGCGTCCGGCCGGAACCGCTCCCGGAACGTGCCGCAGTGCGCCGACCCGATCGTGTGCCCGCCTGCACGGTATACAGAGTAGTCACACCGTTAGATCGATGAAGCTGCCGATGATATCGCCTTATAGGCAAGTGATGTTTGCTGGGGAGGGTTTGTATGCACCTGAGAGGGTGACGAGGTCGTCCAGGGAGAGCCCCTTGGAGGCGAAGCTCGCCGCCATCGCGTCCACAGAGAAGCCGGTGTCGATGATGTTTGCTCTCACGTTGGACGCAAGGGAGACGAGGCTGTCACGTCGGCCGAGGGAGACCGTCACCGACGGTCCTCCGGTCTGGGTTTGGAACAAACAAAATTGAGCATCAGTTCAGCTGTTCGTCTGTTTGTCAGTTTAAGTTGCTGTTTCTCAGGAAAAAATCAAGTTGGGTTACGGTTTTGGCCAAGAAACTAGATTAGTCTTGCAAACGCACCAACATGCGGCTAATTCAGTTGGCTCATTTACTATGTGTCAAAGTGAAGCAATGGGCGAATATGGTGGATGCTAGCAAATGCAGAGTAAATTTTCAGAGTAGGTATGTTCTGAAGTTTCAGAATTCCATTTATGTCCATTTCCACTTTGCCATGATCGCCGTTATCTGGGACCATCTATCATGTGCTATACTGATCGAGTGATCATGCACATGTAGAAATGGTCAGGTCCCAGTCATAAGCTGGGATTATGTTCACTAAGCTGTCCAGGGCCTCTCTCCCCATCGTATCTGTATGTATTCATTAGCCAGACCCGCTAATCCTATGTTTCAACTAGCCATGGACACATACGGGACCAGGACCACTCGACCCACCGTACGCTACACGATCTAATCCGTGCGGCATTCAGTGCGGAGTTTATGATGTCCTATGCTCGCCACCAAGTACTACTACTGCTCAGAGGGCCAAACCAAATAGGAAAATCATAGTATGTGAGAAATGTAGTAAGGGAAGGCAGATGCTGCAGCAAAGTTAACGCGAGCAATGGGGTTTGGGTGGTTGCAATGCTACTTACAAATGTGACAGCATCTCTTGCAGCAAGAACTATGATGTCACTGCACGAAACGGTTGCGGGGCACACCGCTTCGAGCAGCCGCTTGGCCTCGTCGATGACGTTGAACCCGCCGAGCGACAGGTTCGCCAGGTCGGTCCTCTCCGTGCCGTTGCCCTGGATCAGCACCGACGCGTCGCATCCCTGAGATGAGAAAGGTTAGAAAGTTGAAACTCATCGTGCATGTGTGTAAGCTTTCAGAAACATGTGTGTAAAATGATGCCCGTTACACATACGCAAGATGCCAAAGACTTGTGATGTATTGGCGACCATTAGACATGTATGATGGCTCAGGTTTTGGGCCTGAATAATGCACCTACCTAGCTCAAATTAGCAAAAGTAGCCTAGACCATTCCGATGAACGAATGTTGAACATACATTATGTGTTATTACTAACTAAAGGCCGCAACTGGTCTGGCATAACCATTTGGCTTTGGTCACTATATGGAAAGGGGAAAGCAAATTCTCTTACTAAAGAGAGGTGAAGGATCATGGTCATGGAAAATATCACAATTGCTCAAGATAGTAAGAACTGACGAGGCAATGCTCCAATGACATCACAACACGATGATTTTCCGGAAGATAACTTGATTGATTGTGGCCTAGATCTAGAACATGGACATGcgaaattaaataaaaataagaaTCTATGAGCAGAATACACACATTTGTCACCATTTGTTTGCATGTAGTGAGCTCCAACGCATGGTTGCAGTGCTAGTAGAACACATCTCCCAAATGCAAGACGAGTAACAGTACTATACTTATTATTTTCAATCCATACCTCTACGAAGCAGTCATGGAAGACCATCCTGAGAAGCTTGCCGGGGATGCTGGGGTCCAAGGTGGAGGCCGACCTGACGACATCGCTCACCGCCAGCTCCACGCTCGGGCAGGAGGCGGCGTAGAAGCTGGGCGACAGAGCCAATGAAGGCGTGGGCGGGGATGAGTTCGTCGGAGGCTTTGTCGGAGCCGGTGGTGGAGTTGGAGGAGCAGATGGTttttgtggtggtggtggtggagtcgtcGTAGGAGGAGACGGCTTTTGAGCCGGCGCTGGGGCCACAGGTGACGGCTTTGGTGCCGACGGCGCCGGGGGTGGAGGTGACGGCTTTGGAAGCGGTGGCGCTGCTGGTGGTGGGGACCCCGAAGGTGGTGACGGCGGCTTTGGGGCCTGCGCCGGCGCACGTGGAGTGGGTGGCTTTGGAACCGGTGATGCCGAGGGTGCAGCTGGAGACGATGGCTTtggcgcctgcgccggcgcgcgTGGAGCCAGCGGCTTCGGCACCGGCGAAGCCGAAGGGCTAGGTGTCTGCTTCTGCGCCGGCGACGCAGCAGGAGGAGACGATGGCTTGGTCGCCGGCACTGCCGGAGACGACGGCCTTGGAGCCGACCGCGGAGCCGCGGGAAGAGACGGTGCCGGGGACGGCGACTGCGCGGAGGCGACGGCCAGCAGCGCCGACAGGAGCAGCGCCGAGCATACGACGCCCCATTGCCGCCTCCGACCCTGATCCATAACGGAGGCACTAGATAAGCTCGTGAGCTAGCTCTGCTTCCTGGCGAGTACACACGAATTTATCACCgcccggcggcagcagcggcggcggtgggAACCAGCTAGCTAGCGAGAGAGAGGACGCGGGCTAGCAAGGGAACAATGCCGCTGCCCGGGAAGGAGAATCTGTCTATCGTGAGTTCGTGACACGCCCAAAGCTTGCAGCGCGTTGGCACTGTTTTGGCGGCGAGCACGGGGGCGGCACGCAGCGGCTGTGTACTACCGGACGCGTCGCCCTGTTCCTGTATGAGCCAGCTGCTGCTATAGGAACAACTCCAACCGGTCGACCCATTTTGTTAAGTTGGATGATCCTAAACTAAAACATCggcccaacgcgtcgacccaaacTTAAAACACGTctgtttttttgatttttttgttcaAAAGGACCCCATGCCCAGATGAATTGTCAAAAAAGACTACCTCTGGATCAATTTGACAAAAATGACCCCTCAGcggtggcggcaggcgcggcaggcgacacgtggcacctgccgccacgccaggAGGTGGCGGGCCCTACCGCCACCGCAGGAGGTGGCCACCCCAGCCGAACGGCTTCTCCACAGTGCGTCGCGCCGCGACGTAACGGGCGAGGCCAGTTGGGCCACAACGCCACTGGGTGAGGCGGCCTCTCGTGCCCATGCCGCGTCCAGGCCGACAGGCCAGCTGCACGCGCGACGAGACAGCGGGCCCGGCCGCCACCGGGTGAGGCAGCCGCGCTGCATGCGGCCCGACAGCCGGTCCTGTTGCAGACTGGGGGATGATTCCCACGCGCGCAATGACGACGAATTTCACGGGCTCGCTGTTGCAAACTGGGCTGATTCCCACGCGCGGAGGACGACGAATTTCATGGGCGGGAATCACTTTGGCTTTTGCTTTTTCTGTCTCAGCGGATACGACGGCACTGCGGGAATCCGATGCTGCGGGAACCTGTTGTGCGGACACTACAGGGATCCTAAAATATCCCGCCGAATTTCCTCTGTTCTCGCTTATTTTCTCGCCATCATTTATCGTGCGAGCCTATAAAAGGAGATACCGAGGCTCTCGTCCAGCCAACCTCGAAATCACCAGTGCGCAAAGTGTGTAACACATTTTTTCAGTCGGTATGAGTTTGCCTTGTTCGGATCAAAGCATTAGGTCGAGGAAAATGAAGAATGCAAGTTTGCCTCCGGGTGTGGCAGTCCTGCGGTGTTGGTGTGGCGatctttgcaaggtgaaggaggtgacggatttttcagattggttgggcatgaagtttttcatgtgcgccaattatgaggaagatcctgccgtagctatttcagagtacgacaagcctccggtatgctttaaccatcacgaatagatattgttggtattttgATTGATTCTTTAGTAACATTCTTGTTTATTGTTGTAATCTCCTTCGCCTCTGTGCATGTACTATCGTTGAATTGACACGGAGAAGCCGGCTTGGGCAGTGACTAAGATTCGTGAAAGAAGTCGCCGTGCGTGGAATAGTTTCTTTGCGGAAGAGCGACGCGAGAAGGCGAAAGCTGAGGAGAAAGCAGAGCAAGAGAGAGTTAAAAGAATACTATGCGGAGAAACACCGTTTTTTTCAGGATTTAGGAAAGAAAAACAGGAAAGAGGCTCGTCGCATGAAGGAGCAGGAACGACAGCGAAAGGAGGCTCGTGAGGCGGAgaggcagaaaaagaaagaaagggctCGTGAGGCCAAGGCAACAGAAGAAGCTGAcgatggaaaaggaaaatatccacgCTGGACTCAGTAGATTCCTGTGGTAGTATTTTTAATTTTGCAACCATTTGTATATTTATTTCTGCACTTTAATGTAGCTTTATTTCAGGAGTTAAATGTAGCTTTATTCCTACGatgtatcttattttcagttgtACCGTGTCGTAATGGAAAAAAGATAGATTTAGAATAAAGTAGtggcattttctttccctccactaATATCGAACATCGTGCAACAACTACAAAATAAAATTAAGATAaaacataatgccctacaataagagagtacaaactaataatgcaagtacatccgaattaaacggtagaactggaatacagcttaaaaactacatgaaggcatcatcgtcatcctccatcgatgcagaactcttgccttcgaggatgcagaactcttacccttggacgatgcagaactcttgctctTCGAGGATGTAGTACTCTTGCCCTTAGACGATGCATaactcttgccctttgacgatGCAGCACCcgaaagcggcggcatgaagatatcatcttcatcctcgctctcctcagtccataaaaatggatgattttctgcagtccttctaaaagtttcactcttcggctccactacattcttccaccttgcatgcaacctaagaagttctttacgtacctcctcataggtcctttcaggccacccagacctacgtaattggtgagccaactcattcattatggtgtcactatcGGTGAGTttgtcccatggaactatcctattgtccatcctgaaatc is a window encoding:
- the LOC123045918 gene encoding peroxidase 46 — translated: MDQGRRRQWGVVCSALLLSALLAVASAQSPSPAPSLPAAPRSAPRPSSPAVPATKPSSPPAASPAQKQTPSPSASPVPKPLAPRAPAQAPKPSSPAAPSASPVPKPPTPRAPAQAPKPPSPPSGSPPPAAPPLPKPSPPPPAPSAPKPSPVAPAPAQKPSPPTTTPPPPPQKPSAPPTPPPAPTKPPTNSSPPTPSLALSPSFYAASCPSVELAVSDVVRSASTLDPSIPGKLLRMVFHDCFVEGCDASVLIQGNGTERTDLANLSLGGFNVIDEAKRLLEAVCPATVSCSDIIVLAARDAVTFTGGPSVTVSLGRRDSLVSLASNVRANIIDTGFSVDAMAASFASKGLSLDDLVTLSGGHTIGSAHCGTFRERFRPDANGSMVPVDGTMNAEYATELMRACAASGSAAVGCDDGSAAAFDNRYFSNLLDGRGLLRTDAVLVQNATTRARVAAFAQSQDSFFSSWAGSFVRLTNLGVKTGSDGEIRQLCSSVNG